GGCCTTGCTTTCGGCCAGGTCATCAGCGATGGCCACCAGGTCATCCAGGTTGCGGATAAGCAGTTGTTCACGGCCGGTCTCTAGCAGGCCGCGCTGCTCCCAATTGCTGCAAATCCGGCTGACAGTAAACAACGTCGTGCCGGTCATTTCGGCCAGGTCCTGGCGGGTCAGGCTGAGCTGCGGCGCGGCGACCTGCGTAATGAGGCCATTGCGCTGCTGGATCAGGCGCAACACGGCGCGAGCAACGCGCTGTTCGACGCGCTCTGTAGCCAGTTCGCGGTAGCGATTTTGCAGTTCCCAAAAGCGCCCGGCCAGCATCTCGATGCCATTGATAGCCAGGCGGGGGAATTGTTCCATCAACAACAGCGCCGTTTCATGGTCCCAGCCGAGGGCCGTGGCATCGGTGGCCGCTTCGGCGGAAATTGGGTACTGGACTTTGCTGAGGACGGCGATGACGGCCATCTCGTTGCCGGGGCCAAAGTAATGGATGATCACCTGCCGCCCTTCGGGGGTGAGTTGGGCCAGACGCACATTGCCTTGCAGGATTACATAGAAGGTCGTGGCCGGTTCACCCTGATGAAAGAAAAAACCGCGCCGTTCTACCGAATAGATACGGCCGACCTGTAATGCAATCTGTAACTGGTCATCGGTTAGCCCGTGAAAAATGGTGCTGTTATGAAGCAGTTGTAGTTCTTGTTCGGTGGGATTGTATGCCATGCGCCAATCTTACCATGCTGGCCACATTGCCTCAAATAACAGCCAACACCATCGGCCAATGTCTACCGGCGCAAGGTCATAATCCGGCATTTTTGTCCTCTTGTCACCTTGTCCGGCATAATTACCGCACAACCAGCACCGGGCAGGTAAGCTCTTCCGCCAGGTGGTGGATGGTGACAGGAGGAAATTGTTCGTATTGGTCGCTGAGGATGAGCAGGCTGTTTTCTGACTCGTTGATGAACGCAATCAGGTCCTGGAGTTGGACGCCATACAGGCGGCGGTAGATGGCCTGAATCGAACGGCCGTCCAGCCGGTTCTGTATCGCATCTATGGCTTGCTGCGCGGCAGCATTGTCTGGCAGATAGAGGAGGATATAAAGACGGCCGTTTCGTTCCACCAGGTTCGTCGCCACAGACAAAGCGCGTTCGGCCGCCGCAGAGCCATCATACAACAGCAGCGGCGGCCGGTTAAGGTCAGCGTGGGGATGGACCAACAGAACGGCGCATTCCGCCTGGGAAACGGCCGTTTGCGCCGTAGACCCCAGGCGCGGCGCGCGCACCAACGAATGGCTGACGCGCCCCAAGACCAACAGATCGCTGTCCAGAGTAGCCTTTAACAAAGCCGGCGCAACGACGCCGCGCAAAATCGTGAACGAGTGCTTGATCTGACGACTTTCGGCCAACTGCTGAAAGCGACGCTGCGCCAGCGCCGCCTGCCCGCGAAGCTGCTCCGCCATTTGCAGCGTATCCATTTTAAGCGTGGTCGTGCTGGGAAAACGCAGCTCACAGGCAAAAGGCAGCTGCGCCAGCCGCAGCAGGTTGATATCTTCCACATACAGCCCTTGCAGTTCAACATCCAGGCGTTCGGCCAGGGAAATGGCCGCCTCCAGCGCCGCCAGGCTGTGCGGCGAAGTGTCTAAAGCGACGAGAATGCGGCGAATTTTCATCTCAAGAATCCTTTACCGGTCGGATAATCTGCGCCGCCTCACCTTTTTTATCTTCCGTCGGCGGCGGGGCGGCAAAAGCGCGCTGCTGCTCGGTTAGCTTTTCTAAATAGGCCACGACACGGCCGTTGATGCTGTCTGGCGGATAGCGACCAGACTCATCGGCTGCTCCGGCGGGAATGCCGGTGAGCAGTTCGATGCCTTCGTCTACGTGGGCGATGGGGTAGATGTGGAAACGGCCGTTAGCCACCGCTTCGACCACATCAGACCGCAGCATCAGATGTTGGACATTGGCTTGCGGGATCAACACCCCCTGGTCGCCAGGCAAACCGGCCGCATCGCGCGCCTGGCACAGATCAAAAAAGCCCTCGATTTTCTCGTTGACGCCGCCGATGGCCTGGACCTGACCATATTGGTTCACCGAGCCGGTAACGGCCAGCGATTGTTTGATGGGCGCGCCAGACAGGGCCGACAACAGAGCATACAACTCCGCCGACGAGGCGCTGTCGCCATCCACGCCGCTGTAGGACTGCTCAAACACCAGACTGGCAGACAGGGAAAACGGCCGTTCCGCCGCATACCGCGCCCCCAAGAAGCTGGACAAAATCAGCACCCCCTTTGTATGAATGGGGCCGCCCATCTCCACCTGCCGTTCGATGTCTATCACCTCTCCCTTACCCAGGCGCGCGCGGGCAGTGATGCGGCTGGCGCGACCAAAGCTGAAGGCGCCCAATGTGTACACCGCCAGACCATTGATCTGGCCGACCACAGCGCCCTGGGTGTCTATCAGGATGGTGTCTTGGAGGATGGCTTCTTGAATACGTTCACGGATACGGCCGTGCCGGTATAACTGCGCGTCCAGGCTGTTCTGCACATCCATGCGCGTCACCACATCGCGCCCCGCCTCGCCGGCCCAATAACTCGCCTCGCGCAGTAAATCGGAAATGCTCTGCATGTGGGTAGACAGTTTCCCGGCATCGCCGGCCAGCCGGGCGCTGGTTTCGATGATCAAAGCCACCGCTTCCCGGTCAAAATGGCGCAAGTTTTCCTTACGCGCCAGCGTGCCGACCAGTTGGGCATAAGCCAGATTATTGGCTTCGTCGCGGGCCATATCATCTTCAAAATCGGCTGCCACTTTGAATAGTTCGGCAAAATCGGGGTCATAGTGGTGCAGCAGATAATACAATGCGCGGTCGCCCATCAACACCACCTTCACGGCCAACGGGATGGGTTCCGGCTCCAGGGAAACGGTGCTGATCAAACTGGCGGCCTGGGCCAACGATTCCAGGCGGATTTCTTGCGCCCGCAGCGCGTGCTTCAAACCTTCCCAGGCAAAGGGTTGCAGCAGCACTTTGCGCGCATCCAACATCAGGTAGCCGCCGTTGGCCCGGTGCAGCACGCCCGGCTTGATGAGGGTGAAATCGGTGAACAGCGTGCCCATCTGCGAGATATGTTCCGTGCGGCCGATGAGGTTGTTGTAGGCGGGCTGGTCTTCGTAAACGACGGGCGCGCCGCTGCTCTGGCTGTGGTCTATGATGACGTTGACCTGATAGCGGGTAAAACGCAGCGGGCCGCTGTCGCGTTCACGCCCACCCATGACAGCGGCCGCGGGCGGTTCTTCTTCGCCCAGAAAATCATCTGCATGTTTGACAACGTTGGTTTGCACGGCCGTTAAATAAGCCAATACCGCCTCCAACCCGTCATACGTTTGCCGCAGTTCATGAAATAAAGGGGTAATGGCGTACATCGCCACATCGTCATTGAGTTTCTTGAGACGCTTTTGCAGTTCCCGCTGCCATTGGGGCAGTTGGATCATAATGAGTTGCAGCCGTTCTTGCAGCGTCTGAATCTGGCTTTCAATCGCCTTTTGCTCTTCAATGGAGAGCTTCATAAATTCTTCCGGGCTGATGACTTCGCGGTTTTTCAGCGGCGCAAAGGCAAAGCCGGCCGGCGTGCGAATGAAGGCGATGTTGTTTTCGCTGGATTTTGCCTTTAAGTCATCCAAAGCCTGGATTTCGCGCTGCTTAAATTCTTCTTCGATGACCTTTTTTTGATTGTGATATTCGTCGCTGGCAAAAGCGGATGGCAGCACGGTCATCAGGTCTTCGACAAGCTGCTGCATATCGGCGCGGAACCGCCCGGCGTGGCCGGCGGGCAGCCGCAGCGCGCGGGGTTTGTGGGGCTGATCGAAATTGAAGATGTAGCACCAATCGTCGGGAGTGGGTTGTTGGGCGGCTTTGTGTAGGAGGTACTGCTGCACGGCCGTAAACTTGCCCGTGCCGTTGGGTCCCAACGCAAACACATTAAAGCCTTCGTGTTGGATACCAATGCCAAAATGAATCGCCTCTACGGCCCGCTGCTGCCCGATGATGTCGGCCAGATCAGCTAAATCGGCGGTGGTCTGAAAGTGGAATTGCTGCGGGTCACACAGTTGGCGCAGCTTGTTGGCAGCCAATGGGCTGAGAAAAGTGCTGAGAAATGGGCTGAGAGTTGCCATTACACGCCTCTCTTGGGATGATTCCTTCTAGTTTTAAGATGTCAATCACCGTTTGTGCCGCCTGCGCCGGTGTTTTGCTCGCCGTTCTAACAATCACTTCTGGCGCAAATGGCGGCTCATAGGCGACGCCAATGCCAGGGACGTAATCGGTGTCGGCGTTGTACTGGCCGGTGGAATCGCGGCTGCGACAAACGTCCAAAGCGCAGTCCAGATACACCTCGGCAAACACTGGGCAGCAGCGCCGGGCCTGCTCGCGGTATAGGCGGCGGTTGCCGGTGGCCGCGATGATGACATTGGCTCCCTGGCGGGCAAACTGAGCGGCCAGACCGATGATCGCCTGGTAGAACCAGCGGCGTTCAGCGTCGGTATACTCTGGTTTGGGGGTTAACAACGGCCGTATATCGCCAGCGTCTAAGATAAGTGTAAAAATGCGCTCATCGGCCAACAAATCATGGACAGCCTTCGCCAATGACGTTTTTCCCGACGCCGGCAAACCGGTTATCCAGACGACAAATCCCGCTGATAGATTGGACATGGCTCTTTCCCCTGCTTTATGGCCTGCCGGCCGTTTGTCAACTACCCATTTGGCGAACCGCGAATAATGAAGGTGGCGCAGGTGGCGCCCCGCAGCACTTTCTCCGTCACGCTGCCATACACCCATCGGCCAATCCCGGAACGACCGTGACTGCACATGGCAATAAGGTCTGCGTTCTGGCTGACGGCCGTGTCCAGAATCGCCTCGGCGGCCGGTCCCATGACCGTTTGCATACTAATACTAATAGGTAGATCAGCCACCGGCAGGCTGACCAACAACTGGCGCAGATAGGCGTCGGCAGTGTCACGCTCCATCTCATCCACCGTGCTGAGCAGTTGAGCCATGGCATAAGTTTCAACTGCCAGGAGCGCCGGCGGAACCACCCGCAGCAGGCAAACCGCGGCGGACATAGCCTGCGCCAACGTTAGCACAGGCTGCAAGACCTGCTCGGCCAGCGGCGACCCATCCAGACAAACCAACATTTTGCGGAAAGTCACCGGCGGCGGCACTTCTCCGGGGCGAATAATCAGGCTGGCGCAGCACGCCTGGCGCAGCACTTTTTCGGTCACGCTGCCATAGACCCACCGGCCAAACCCGGAACGGCCGTGGCTAGACATGACCAGCAGATCAATATCCTGCTTTTGGGCATATGCCAGAATTTCTTCCGCAGCCGGACCACTGGTAACGGCCGTGCGCACCAACACCCCGGCCTCAGACCACTTTGCGCCTGTCAGGGCCAGATAATCGCCGGCCTCCGCTTCGCTTAAACTTAGCGTTTCCGCATACAGCGGCGGGTCTAGGGCTAAAAACAAAGGGGGAACAACACGCAGCAAGTGAACAACACACCGCCCCTGGCCGGCCATGGCCCTGGCAATGGCCAAGGCCGATGGCAGCGCCCTCTCCGCCAGCTCGGAACCATCCAGCGGAACTAAGATACGTTGGCAATGAAACATGGTACACCTCCTTTTCAGAGCTATAACCACTCTCATCCTACAGGTTAAGGCAATCATCATGCCCAGAGAAGTGAATAATGTCATCACCCCGCTTGATAAAACTCATACGTGGCAATGCGCCACACGCGGCCGCCTGATTTTCCTTGTTGGATGAAATGCCCATAAAAGCTATACTTAAGTCCATGTCATTTCTACGAATTCTCCTGGTTGACGATCATGAAGTGGTGCGGTTAGGGTTACGTAGTTTGTTGGATCACCACGCCAATTTTGAGGTAGTGGGTGAAGCGGCCGCCGAAGCCGAAGCGGTGCAGAAAGCGCTGGAACTGGAACCAGATATTGTCCTGATGGATATTCGCCTGGCAGGTGGCAGCGGCGTGGACGCCTGCCAACAAATCACGGCCGCCATGCCCCACATAAAAGTAGTTATGTTAACATCGTATGCGGAAGATGACATGCTCTTCGCCGCCATTCGCGCGGGGGCGGCCGGTTATGTTCTTAAACAAGTCGGCAGCAACGATCTGATCCGGGCTATCGAATCCGCCTCACGCGGCGAAGCCACACTAGACCCTTCCCTCACACAGCGCGTTTTCTCCGAAATTCGCCACTCCATCCAAAAAGAAGAAGCTGCCGCCTTCGGCGACCTGACAGCCCAGGAAATGCAGGTGCTGTCGCTGATTGCTGAAGGAAAGACAAACCGCGAAATTGCTACCGCCCTGTTTCTCAGCGAAGGCACAGTACGCAATTATGTCAGCAGCATTCTTTCCAAGCTGGGCGTCTCCAACCGGGCCGAAGCAGCCGCCTACGCCATCCAGCATCATCTGAAAGATTATCTTTAGCAGCCTGTAGTCCATGACCCAACCAGATCGGTTACTGAACGAAGAGGCCTATACGCGCCCGCAGTTAGCCAGCCGCATCCGACAGCTTGCGGCGCTAAATTCGGCGGCTCTGGCAATTGCCGCTGAATTGACGCTGGAAAATGTGCTGAAGCAAATTGTGGATTCGGCGCGTGAGTTGGTTGGGGCGCAGTATGCCGCGCTGGGTGTGCCGAATGCCGACGGCCGTTTGGACACATTTATCCACAGCGGGATGCCCACCGAACTGGCAAAACGCATCCCCCACCTGCCACAAGGTCACGGCTTGTTAGGCGCGCTCATTCATGATCCGCAGCCCATTCGCATTCCTCGCATTGCCGATGACCCGCGTTCTGTCGGTTTTCCGCCCAACCACCCGCCCATGGAAAGTTTCTTAGGCGTGCCCGTCCTGGCGGCCAACGACGTTTTGGGCAATTTGTACCTCACCAACAAACTAGAAGCAGATGAGTTTAGCGCGTATGACCTGGAATTGGTGGAGATGTTGGCCGCCCATGTGGCTATCGCCATTCAAAATGCCCGGCTATAC
This genomic stretch from Candidatus Leptovillus gracilis harbors:
- a CDS encoding Crp/Fnr family transcriptional regulator → MAYNPTEQELQLLHNSTIFHGLTDDQLQIALQVGRIYSVERRGFFFHQGEPATTFYVILQGNVRLAQLTPEGRQVIIHYFGPGNEMAVIAVLSKVQYPISAEAATDATALGWDHETALLLMEQFPRLAINGIEMLAGRFWELQNRYRELATERVEQRVARAVLRLIQQRNGLITQVAAPQLSLTRQDLAEMTGTTLFTVSRICSNWEQRGLLETGREQLLIRNLDDLVAIADDLAESKAPLTSL
- a CDS encoding universal stress protein; the protein is MKIRRILVALDTSPHSLAALEAAISLAERLDVELQGLYVEDINLLRLAQLPFACELRFPSTTTLKMDTLQMAEQLRGQAALAQRRFQQLAESRQIKHSFTILRGVVAPALLKATLDSDLLVLGRVSHSLVRAPRLGSTAQTAVSQAECAVLLVHPHADLNRPPLLLYDGSAAAERALSVATNLVERNGRLYILLYLPDNAAAQQAIDAIQNRLDGRSIQAIYRRLYGVQLQDLIAFINESENSLLILSDQYEQFPPVTIHHLAEELTCPVLVVR
- a CDS encoding AAA family ATPase produces the protein MATLSPFLSTFLSPLAANKLRQLCDPQQFHFQTTADLADLADIIGQQRAVEAIHFGIGIQHEGFNVFALGPNGTGKFTAVQQYLLHKAAQQPTPDDWCYIFNFDQPHKPRALRLPAGHAGRFRADMQQLVEDLMTVLPSAFASDEYHNQKKVIEEEFKQREIQALDDLKAKSSENNIAFIRTPAGFAFAPLKNREVISPEEFMKLSIEEQKAIESQIQTLQERLQLIMIQLPQWQRELQKRLKKLNDDVAMYAITPLFHELRQTYDGLEAVLAYLTAVQTNVVKHADDFLGEEEPPAAAVMGGRERDSGPLRFTRYQVNVIIDHSQSSGAPVVYEDQPAYNNLIGRTEHISQMGTLFTDFTLIKPGVLHRANGGYLMLDARKVLLQPFAWEGLKHALRAQEIRLESLAQAASLISTVSLEPEPIPLAVKVVLMGDRALYYLLHHYDPDFAELFKVAADFEDDMARDEANNLAYAQLVGTLARKENLRHFDREAVALIIETSARLAGDAGKLSTHMQSISDLLREASYWAGEAGRDVVTRMDVQNSLDAQLYRHGRIRERIQEAILQDTILIDTQGAVVGQINGLAVYTLGAFSFGRASRITARARLGKGEVIDIERQVEMGGPIHTKGVLILSSFLGARYAAERPFSLSASLVFEQSYSGVDGDSASSAELYALLSALSGAPIKQSLAVTGSVNQYGQVQAIGGVNEKIEGFFDLCQARDAAGLPGDQGVLIPQANVQHLMLRSDVVEAVANGRFHIYPIAHVDEGIELLTGIPAGAADESGRYPPDSINGRVVAYLEKLTEQQRAFAAPPPTEDKKGEAAQIIRPVKDS
- a CDS encoding adenylyl-sulfate kinase is translated as MSNLSAGFVVWITGLPASGKTSLAKAVHDLLADERIFTLILDAGDIRPLLTPKPEYTDAERRWFYQAIIGLAAQFARQGANVIIAATGNRRLYREQARRCCPVFAEVYLDCALDVCRSRDSTGQYNADTDYVPGIGVAYEPPFAPEVIVRTASKTPAQAAQTVIDILKLEGIIPREACNGNSQPISQHFSQPIGCQQAAPTV
- a CDS encoding universal stress protein, whose amino-acid sequence is MFHCQRILVPLDGSELAERALPSALAIARAMAGQGRCVVHLLRVVPPLFLALDPPLYAETLSLSEAEAGDYLALTGAKWSEAGVLVRTAVTSGPAAEEILAYAQKQDIDLLVMSSHGRSGFGRWVYGSVTEKVLRQACCASLIIRPGEVPPPVTFRKMLVCLDGSPLAEQVLQPVLTLAQAMSAAVCLLRVVPPALLAVETYAMAQLLSTVDEMERDTADAYLRQLLVSLPVADLPISISMQTVMGPAAEAILDTAVSQNADLIAMCSHGRSGIGRWVYGSVTEKVLRGATCATFIIRGSPNG
- a CDS encoding response regulator transcription factor, coding for MSFLRILLVDDHEVVRLGLRSLLDHHANFEVVGEAAAEAEAVQKALELEPDIVLMDIRLAGGSGVDACQQITAAMPHIKVVMLTSYAEDDMLFAAIRAGAAGYVLKQVGSNDLIRAIESASRGEATLDPSLTQRVFSEIRHSIQKEEAAAFGDLTAQEMQVLSLIAEGKTNREIATALFLSEGTVRNYVSSILSKLGVSNRAEAAAYAIQHHLKDYL